CCGTCGAACGCGACCTTGCCGGACTGGATGAGGATCCCGCGCTCGCAGAGGTCGGACACCATGTCGAGGTCGTGGCTCACGACGACGAGGGTCTTGCCCGCATCGTGCAGCTCGCGGATCTTCGCGAGGCACTTCCGCTGGAACGGCTCGTCGCCGACGGAGAGGATCTCGTCGACCAGCAGGATGTCGACCTCGGTGTGGATGGCGACCGAGAACGCGAGCCGCAGGAACATGCCCGAGGAGTAGTGCTTGACCTCGGTGTCGATGAACTTCTCGATCTCGCTGAACGCCACGATCTGGTCGAAGCGCGCGTCGATCTCGTGCTGCTCCATGCCGAGGATGGCGGCGTTGAGGTAGATGTTCTCGCGACCCGAGAGGTCGGGGTGGAAGCCCGCGCCCACCTCGATGAGGCCGGCGATGCGGCCGCGTGCGAGCACCTCGCCGCTGTCGGGCTGGTAGACGCCGGAGATGAGCTTCAGCAGCGTCGACTTGCCGGATCCGTTGAAGCCGAGGAGCGCCACCGACTCACCGGGGCGGACGGAGAAGCTCACGTCCTCCAGCGCGTCGAACGTGCTGGCGAGGGGCTTGCGGCGGACGGCCGCGATGACCGTCTCCTTGATGGAGTGCGTGTGGCGGAGCAGGAACGACTTGCGCACGTTCTCCACGATGATGCGCGGGAGCGCTTCCGACTCAGAGGTCCTGGGCAAAGCGCCCCTCCAGCTTCTTGAAGACGAGCTGCCCGAGCAGGAGGCTCAGGAGCGAGACGCCGAGGGCGATGAACCCGTACATCCAGAGGTTCGGGGGCAGCTCGCCGGTGCCGCCCGTGGTGGGGTACCAGAACGCGGCGTGGAAGAGCTCGACCGCGGCGGTCACCGGGTTGAGCTGGTAGATCACGAGCATCCAGTCGGGCAGGACCTTCGCGACCTGGCCGTAGGGGTAGAGCACGGGCGAGGCCCACACGACCACCATGACGATGAGCTCGACGAAGTTCTGCGAGTCGCGGAACGACACGTTGGCGGCGCCGAACAGCATGCCGAGTCCGATGGCGAGCGTGCCGATGATGGCGATGCCCAGCAGGATCCCGAGCACCTGCACGGGCGTCGGCGCCCAGCCGACGAAGAGGCACACGATGAGGAGGATCACGAGCTGCGGCAGGAAGTTCACCAGCGCCACGAACGTGCTCGACACCGGGAAGAGCTCGCGCGGCAGGTAGATCTTCTTGATCAGCGCCCCGTTGTCCACCAGCGACTTCGTGGAGTTGGAGAACGCCTCCGTGTAGAAGTTGATGAGGATGATGCCCGAGAACAGGTAGACGGGGTAGTTGACCTGGTTGCGGTTGAGCTGCAGGAAGATCCCCATCGCGACGAAGAAGACCGCGAACTGCGCGGCCGGCTTCACGTACGACCAGAGCCAGCCGAGCACCGATCCCCGGTAGCGCACCTGCACCTCCTTGCGCACGAGCAGGGAGAGGAGGTAGCGGCGGCGGTAGACGTCCAGGAGCCCCGCGCCCGTGCCGGGCCTCGAGAACTCCCGGGACTGGGAACTCGTCATGCTCGACACGTCGGTGGTGCCCTTCGGGGTGCGTGGGGCCCGCGCGGGGCGCGGAGCGGGGTCGGTCACAGCGTCCGGGATCGGACCGGACACGAGTGTAACCGTCAGCGTGCCCGGAGGACGCCGTGGCCGGCGGCGTCGGTCAGCGCCTCGCGCCAGTCGCGGAGCGGCGCGAGGCCGATGCGCGCCCACGCGTCGTGCCCGAGGACGGAGTACGCGGGGCGCGGCGCCGGGCGCACGAACGACGCGCTGTCGGTCGGCAGCACGCGCTCCGGATCCAGGCCCGCCAGCTCGAAGACCGCGCGCGCGAGGCCGTGCCAGGTCGCCTCGCCCGAGGCCGTGCCGTGGAAGACCCCGGCCGGCGCGCCCGCCTCGATGAGCTCGGCGAGCCGGGCCGCGAGGTCGACCGTCCAGGTGGGCTGGCCGCGCTGGTCGTCGACCACCGAGACCGTCTCGTGCGACGCCGCGAGCCGCAGCATCGTGGCCGGGAAGGAGGGTCCGCCGGCGCCGAACAGCCACGCGGTGCGCACGACGCTCGCGCCGGTCGGGTGGCCGTCGAGCACGAGCCGCTCGCCCTCGGCCTTGGTGCGGCCGTAGGCGGAGACGGGCGCGTGCGGCGCGTCCTCAGGATAGGGGGAGGTGGCGGATCCGTCGAAGACGTAGTCGGTGGAGACGTGCACGATGCGCGCGCCCGCCTCGGCCGCGGCGCGCGCGAGGACGCCGGCGCCCGTCGCGTTGATCGCCCGCGCCTCGTCCTCGTGCTCCTCGGCCGCGTCCACCGCGGTGTAGGCGGCGAGGTTGACGACGACGTCGTGCCCGGCGACGGCCGCGCGGACGGCCGCCTCGTCGGTGATGTCGAGCTCGGCGCGCGCGGGCGCCGTCACGTCGTGCGCGGCGAGCGCGGGCAGGAGGTCCTGCCCGAGCATGCCCCGGCCGCCCGTGACGAGGATCCGGCTCACTTGGGCAGCTCGGCGCGCTGCTTCAGGGGCTCCCACCAGGAGCGGTTGTCGCGGTACCACTGCACGACGTCGGCGAGGCCCTCGGCGAACGGCACCTGCGGCGCGTAGCCGAGCTCCCGCTGGATCTTGGAGATGTCGACGGAGTAGCGGAGGTCGTGGCCCTTGCGGTCCTCGACCCGGTCGACGTACGACCAGTCGCGGCCGGTCGCGTCGAGCAGCAGCTGCGTAAGCTCGCGGTTGGTGAGCTCGGTGCCGCCGCCGATGTTGTAGATCTCGCCGGGCGCGCCCTGCACGAGCACGAGCGCGATGCCGCGGCAGTGGTCGTCCACGTGCAGCCAGTCGCGGATGTTGAGGCCCTCGCCGTAGAGCGGCACGTGGCGGTCGTCGATGAGGTTCGTGACGAACAGCGGGATGACCTTCTCGGGGAAGTGGTACGGCCCGTAGTTGTTCGAGCAGCGCGTGATCGACACGTCGAGCCCGTGCGTGCGGTGGTACGAGCGGGCGAGCAGGTCGCTGCCGGCCTTCGACGCCGAGTAGGGGGAGTTGGGCTCCAGCGGCCGCGACTCGTCCCACGAGCCCTCGGCGATGGATCCGTAGACCTCGTCGGTGGAGACGTGCACGAAGCGCTTCAGGTCGTGGCGGAGGGCGGCGTCGAGGAGCTTCTGCGTGCCGAGCACGTTGGTCTCGACGAAGATGCTGGCGTCGCGCACGGAGCGGTCGACGTGGCTCTCGGCGGCGAAGTGCACGACGGCGTCG
This is a stretch of genomic DNA from Clavibacter zhangzhiyongii. It encodes these proteins:
- a CDS encoding ABC transporter ATP-binding protein encodes the protein MPRTSESEALPRIIVENVRKSFLLRHTHSIKETVIAAVRRKPLASTFDALEDVSFSVRPGESVALLGFNGSGKSTLLKLISGVYQPDSGEVLARGRIAGLIEVGAGFHPDLSGRENIYLNAAILGMEQHEIDARFDQIVAFSEIEKFIDTEVKHYSSGMFLRLAFSVAIHTEVDILLVDEILSVGDEPFQRKCLAKIRELHDAGKTLVVVSHDLDMVSDLCERGILIQSGKVAFDGPSKDAVERMRRS
- a CDS encoding ABC transporter permease is translated as MSSMTSSQSREFSRPGTGAGLLDVYRRRYLLSLLVRKEVQVRYRGSVLGWLWSYVKPAAQFAVFFVAMGIFLQLNRNQVNYPVYLFSGIILINFYTEAFSNSTKSLVDNGALIKKIYLPRELFPVSSTFVALVNFLPQLVILLIVCLFVGWAPTPVQVLGILLGIAIIGTLAIGLGMLFGAANVSFRDSQNFVELIVMVVVWASPVLYPYGQVAKVLPDWMLVIYQLNPVTAAVELFHAAFWYPTTGGTGELPPNLWMYGFIALGVSLLSLLLGQLVFKKLEGRFAQDL
- the rfbD gene encoding dTDP-4-dehydrorhamnose reductase; translated protein: MSRILVTGGRGMLGQDLLPALAAHDVTAPARAELDITDEAAVRAAVAGHDVVVNLAAYTAVDAAEEHEDEARAINATGAGVLARAAAEAGARIVHVSTDYVFDGSATSPYPEDAPHAPVSAYGRTKAEGERLVLDGHPTGASVVRTAWLFGAGGPSFPATMLRLAASHETVSVVDDQRGQPTWTVDLAARLAELIEAGAPAGVFHGTASGEATWHGLARAVFELAGLDPERVLPTDSASFVRPAPRPAYSVLGHDAWARIGLAPLRDWREALTDAAGHGVLRAR
- the rfbB gene encoding dTDP-glucose 4,6-dehydratase produces the protein MRILVTGGAGFIGSNFVRHALQDHYAGLEGVDVVVLDALTYSGNLENLAPVSDSPRYTFVQGDIRDDAVLDEWIPQVDAVVHFAAESHVDRSVRDASIFVETNVLGTQKLLDAALRHDLKRFVHVSTDEVYGSIAEGSWDESRPLEPNSPYSASKAGSDLLARSYHRTHGLDVSITRCSNNYGPYHFPEKVIPLFVTNLIDDRHVPLYGEGLNIRDWLHVDDHCRGIALVLVQGAPGEIYNIGGGTELTNRELTQLLLDATGRDWSYVDRVEDRKGHDLRYSVDISKIQRELGYAPQVPFAEGLADVVQWYRDNRSWWEPLKQRAELPK